A region of the Rickettsiales bacterium Ac37b genome:
ACAGTTACACCATTTTTTAAAGCTAAACCCGATCTAGGCCTAACTTGAGCTTCATATCCTTTAGGTAAGGCTATAGCAATTCCTGTAGGCACTAAATAGTGCTGCAAAGGTGAAAGAATAATATCATGATCTATCGCTGCCATCAAATCAACTCCAGCACTTTGAGGAGTTGCATATTGAGGTAAAGGAAGATTAAAACTTGATGGTAATTTTTTTATAGCAACTTTAAGCATATCCAAAGACTATCATTTGTATGATTAAGATGGCGGGAGTGACGGGACTTGAACCCGCGGCCTCCGGCGTGACAGGCCGGCGCTCTAACCAACTGAGCTACACCCCCTTAACATTCGAATCAATGTTATAGCAAAACTTTACTATTAATGTAAAGTACTCATTTATAAAAAATTGCATTTTTTTGATTTTTTTTGCATTTACCGTTTTTTTAAAGACATAAAAATAGAGATTTAGGCATTAATTTTCTTATGTTTTTATCTATTTTAATTGAAGCAATTAAATATCAATAAATGTAGTATAGTAAATTAAGTTGTATTTGGGGCTAGGATCAGATAAAGCTAAGCCTATAAAAATAGTAGTTTCAAATGGAGATGACACTCGGAATGAGGAGCCTACGCCTACTAATTGCTCGGAGAGCGACGAATGATGACATATGCACCTTCATTTGAAACTACTATAGTAGAAGAGCTTTGAGTTAACCGCGTCCCAGATTCAACTTAATTTACTAATAATGTGTATTGAAGACACGTTTACATTAATATCTTTATAATAAATATAGCCTTAGATTATTTAATCACTAAACGATTATAATTTTATATATATCATCAATTATAAAAAAATTATAGGAATTACAATGATAACGAAAATGGCAAAAGCAGAAAATCAATTGAGTATAAATGAACTAGAGTTAGCTGTACTACACAATAAGCTTGATAGGGTAAAAGATTTAATTAAGATGATACCAGTGACAGATAGTGCTATAATTTATTCAGCTTTAAATAATAATGTAAAAATGTTACAAATGTTACTAGAATTTTCTACATATAATTATAATTTACATGTAGAAGGTTCTTTGTCAGAAGAAAACTATTTATGGAATATTATCACAATACTGAACATTAATATAAAGCCACCGTTAAATTCTTTAATGCAATACTCGTTAAACACGCTTGATACAGATTTGGTAGAAAAACTCTTTAATGTAGGAATAAATATTGATGATGTTCTCATAGGTATTTCTAATATTGAAGCTGATACTTCAGGTAAGATAAGATATATTATACATCATATTATGGATCATATAGATGGTGTACATTTTTTGACAATAAGACCAGAGCATATAAAAAATGAAAAATTTTTGAGTAATCTTGATGGATTTATTAATCCTGGTGCTCTAGATAGTTTTCCTACTGATAGACCATTTACATTAAAAGATTTAGATCATGATACAATGTTTCCATTAGAATATTTATATCAAGATATTTTAAGTATAGTTACTAAGTATGACATACCTTATCTAGGTATCTGTTCTGGATCACAACATTTGATTTTGCATCATGGCGGTACATTAGGTAAAGTTGAGGGATATACTGTCAATAGAGAGTCAGAATATATAGCACCTCACATTGCTCACTTTATTCCAGGTACGGTATCCTACTTTTTTACGTTAAGCGAGGAAGAGAGATTTAATATGTTAGATCAGTGTATATTTCCAGAGGTATCTTTTCCCATTTATACTTCACATAATTTTTCAGCAGTTGAGCATAATTTAGGTGGAGAAGTAAAGGTTGGAGCACATTCAGAAACTGGGGTAATAGAGGCTTTTAGCGTGGGTATGAATCAAATAGGTATTCAATTTCATCTTGAATATTACTATGCTAGAGATATCACAGCACCTAATAGGCAAAAATTTATAATAGATAATTTTTTGGATATAGTTAAACAACGTCATGATATTCTGCATATGTTTAAGAATTTTAGCACTATTGAGCTTACTTCAAGGAAAAAAAAGCAGACTTATTCTTATTACAGCGATTAGAAGATTGCACCAAAATAGGTGTATGCCCTAATATTAATTATTATCAGGAAAAATTATATAACCAATGTTCAATAGATAGCAATAAATATAAGGAAAAATATTTAGATATTATCGGTAATAATTTTTCAGAAAATATAGACTTAATAGGCATGCCAGATAATATATATAGTAAATTGATTTGAACTTGCGGATGCGGTTATAGTTGTGGCAATTAAATATTACTTTGTTGTTCGTTGCCTACAATAGCATTTCTACGCTTCGCTCTATATGCCTTCATCCCAAATACAACTTAATTTATTATACTATTAGTCTTGCCAAAAAACTATAATTTAGATATAAAATATTAATAATCACTCGTATATTTTTAATGAAAAGTTTTCCATGTCTGAAACCAAATGTTCTTTTATCGCTCTAATTGGTAGTCCTAATGCAGGTAAATCTACTCTGTTAAATCAATTAATAGGTAGCAAAATCTCAATTGTTTCCCCCAAAGTACAGACAACACGTAATATTATCCATGGTATTACTATTCATGAAGATAGTCAGTTAATTTTTGTAGATACACCTGGTATATTTCACCATAAAGTAAGCAAGAAGCTCGAACAAGCTATAGTATCACAGGCTTGGAGCGGTATTAGTGGAGTAAATCAAATTGCAGTTTTGGTAGATGCTAAACGTGGTATTTGCGAAAATACACAGTTGATTATCCAAGGTTTGAAGAACAAAAATATTAGAGCTGAATTAATATTAAATAAAACTGATTTGGTCAAGAAACCAGAATTATTAGCTTTAGCAAAGCAGCTACAACAATATGAGATATTTAATAATATATTTATGGTTTCTGCACTCAAAAATGATGGCATTTTCGAATTAAAACAGTTTTTTGCTAAGCAGGCAAGCCCAGGACCATGGCTTTATCCTGAAGATGAAATGACTACTATACCTAAAAGATTTTTAGCAGCTGAAATAGTGCGTGAAAAATTATTTCTATTTCTACAAAATGAGTTGCCCTATAATCTAACCGTTGTAACGGATACTTGGGAAGAATTAGACAATAATTCAGCTAAACTACACCAAACTATTTATACAAATAGAGCAAGTCATAAAAAAATCATTATAGGACAAAACGGTCAAATGCTCAAAAAAGTCGGAGAAACTGCAAGATTAGAATTGGAAAAATTATTTGATCAAAAAATTCATTTATTTTTATTTGTAAAAATACGTGAAAATTGGATGGATAAAGATGAATTGATGCCAATTAGCTCACATTAAAAGATAGGAACAATTTTTTAATAATTTTGGGGAGTGATCAAAGTGAATATTAGAATTTATATTATTTATATATTAATATTTTCAGGATGTTACTTAATAGATAAAAATGTTGCATTTGCCCAAAATAATAAATCTCATTTAATTCAAGAAACATTTAAACAACTTCCTGTAACTGATTTTGGTGTTAAGGCAGATCTCCCTGAAGTAAAATATTTAAGCTCCTTAATTCCTGAACCTAAAATAAGTAAGACTGGTAAAAGTTTACTGACGGTTAATAAGACAGGATTTGATGTACTAAATAATAGTGAATCACAAGATAATTGGATTATAAGAGATTTTCTTAGTTTTTGTACAAAGCTAAAGAAGCCTATTCTAGATATAGGAGCAGGCTATGGGTATATTTCTAAAAAAGCTTTATCCTTGAATTTAAAAGTAATAGCCAATGATAGTGCGGTTGAACATCTATTGTATTTACGTAAATCAATAGATGATAAACCAGAATATTTGCATAACTTATATTTGAATTATGCAGAATTTCCATTTTATACGGATTTTCCGACTAGATCTTTAAGTGCAGTTGTACTCTATAGAGTATTACATTTTTTATCTCCTATTCAAATTGAAACAGGTTTAGAAAAGATTGTAAAATGGTTAGAACCAGGAGGAAAGATTTTTATAGTAGTAATGTCACCAACACATATACAATTTAGAGATTGGTTTTTACCGGTGTATGAAAAAAATTGGATATCTGGTAAAACATGGCCAGGAGAGTATCTGGAAGTTGCAAAAGCTCTACCTGATCAGGAATATAATCTACCTCAATACTTACATGTAATGGATGAAAGACCATTAAAGAGAATTTTGGAAAAGCTTGGTTTTCACATTGAAAAAAGTGATTATATTTCTATGAAACATTTAGGGAATAAAAATTCAGTTAGAGATGGTCAAGAAGCAATAGGTATAATAGCTGTACTAAACAAATAATTATGTAATAGAGCATATATAAATTAAATACCTACTTTCATATTTTGCTCTACATTTCCTTTACTTATACGTTCAACCCATGATATTTCTCGGGTATCTTCGACTAGATTTTTTCTTGCTTTCTTATCTGAATTTTCTCTTATTTCTGAGTTTATAGTACTGAAATTCTTAAATACTTCACTAATAAACTCCGGAGATCTTGGAGCTCCAAACATGTTTTCGAGATATGAAATATTTTCTGTGATTAACTTTTGATAAGGGGTATATTTTATATAATCTTCTTTTGATGGCGCTATAGTATTTTGATAAATTTTATATGTAAATTCTTCTACTTCTAATAA
Encoded here:
- the dut gene encoding Deoxyuridine 5'-triphosphate nucleotidohydrolase is translated as MLKVAIKKLPSSFNLPLPQYATPQSAGVDLMAAIDHDIILSPLQHYLVPTGIAIALPKGYEAQVRPRSGLALKNGVTVLNSPGTIDSDYRGEIKVIMINLGQEDIIISHGMRIAQMIISPVMVAKFELNENLEETVRGEGGFGSTGVKEVIS
- the era gene encoding GTPase Era; translation: MSETKCSFIALIGSPNAGKSTLLNQLIGSKISIVSPKVQTTRNIIHGITIHEDSQLIFVDTPGIFHHKVSKKLEQAIVSQAWSGISGVNQIAVLVDAKRGICENTQLIIQGLKNKNIRAELILNKTDLVKKPELLALAKQLQQYEIFNNIFMVSALKNDGIFELKQFFAKQASPGPWLYPEDEMTTIPKRFLAAEIVREKLFLFLQNELPYNLTVVTDTWEELDNNSAKLHQTIYTNRASHKKIIIGQNGQMLKKVGETARLELEKLFDQKIHLFLFVKIRENWMDKDELMPISSH
- a CDS encoding hypothetical protein (similar to Type 1 glutamine amidotransferase), yielding MITKMAKAENQLSINELELAVLHNKLDRVKDLIKMIPVTDSAIIYSALNNNVKMLQMLLEFSTYNYNLHVEGSLSEENYLWNIITILNINIKPPLNSLMQYSLNTLDTDLVEKLFNVGINIDDVLIGISNIEADTSGKIRYIIHHIMDHIDGVHFLTIRPEHIKNEKFLSNLDGFINPGALDSFPTDRPFTLKDLDHDTMFPLEYLYQDILSIVTKYDIPYLGICSGSQHLILHHGGTLGKVEGYTVNRESEYIAPHIAHFIPGTVSYFFTLSEEERFNMLDQCIFPEVSFPIYTSHNFSAVEHNLGGEVKVGAHSETGVIEAFSVGMNQIGIQFHLEYYYARDITAPNRQKFIIDNFLDIVKQRHDILHMFKNFSTIELTSRKKKQTYSYYSD